A single region of the Anopheles cruzii unplaced genomic scaffold, idAnoCruzAS_RS32_06 scaffold03472_ctg1, whole genome shotgun sequence genome encodes:
- the LOC128277027 gene encoding general odorant-binding protein 45-like, giving the protein MARTLFVISALAMLVGAVQVNADELPHYVTQKSFNEAQAECAVYLGVAQDDLQRYVNNGYPDEDVVRCLLRCVAFNLRFWNRTTGLQESHLASLFVPYPNDFHNVERTEACLARNQYTCDDDLCTQVYKAFQCYYQNYGTLSECPQFVVSTYREDLQVAYDVFGMLYVSSPGLQYLAGGCFPKDEEALCFFRTFNLREGLYDDNSGWNLERLYLQYNEDVFLPSNALTVSCLSNQQKLACKKSNCQQAWDSFKACFGESQAFSYQVNQVFVDAAKNVLGQPVCYCNKAV; this is encoded by the coding sequence ATGGCCCGTACCCTGTTTGTAATCTCTGCCTTGGCGATGCTGGTGGGAGCTGTCCAGGTCAATGCGGATGAGCTGCCTCACTACGTCACACAGAAGAGCTTCAACGAGGCACAGGCTGAGTGCGCCGTGTATCTAGGTGTCGCTCAGGATGATCTTCAGCGCTACGTCAACAACGGATACCCGGACGAGGACGTCGTCCGCTGTCTGCTGCGCTGTGTGGCCTTCAACCTGCGCTTCTGGAACCGCACCACCGGACTGCAGGAGTCCCATTTGGCGAGCCTCTTCGTGCCATACCCGAACGACTTCCACAACGTGGAGCGCACGGAGGCGTGCCTGGCCCGTAACCAGTACACCTGCGACGATGACCTCTGCACGCAGGTGTACAAGGCGTTCCAGTGTTACTACCAGAACTACGGTACACTGAGCGAGTGCCCGCAGTTCGTCGTGTCCACCTACCGGGAGGATCTGCAGGTGGCGTACGACGTTTTCGGAATGCTGTACGTTTCCAGCCCCGGTCTCCAGTATCTGGCCGGTGGATGCTTCCCCAAGGACGAGGAGGCGCTGTGCTTCTTCAGAACGTTCAACCTGCGCGAAGGACTGTACGACGATAACAGCGGCTGGAACTTGGAGCGTCTGTACCTCCAGTACAACGAGGACGTGTTCCTGCCAAGCAACGCTCTCACCGTCAGCTGTCTGTCGAACCAGCAGAAGCTTGCCTGCAAAAAGAGCAACTGCCAGCAGGCCTGGGACTCGTTCAAGGCGTGCTTCGGGGAGTCGCAAGCGTTCAGCTACCAGGTCAACCAGGTGTTTGTGGATGCTGCCAAGAACGTTCTCGGACAGCCCGTGTGCTACTGCAACAAGGCAGTGAA